In Bacillus sp. FJAT-45350, the genomic window CAATGAAAAGACCAACAGCTCCAAACAACATTAACCCAAGGAAAAGTGATATCAACGTAGCTAGTGGGGATAATCCAATTTGTTCTCCCATTATTTTTGGTTCCACAGTGCGTCTTATTACTAATAAAATAATTGATAAGATTCCTAATTTAATTGCCATTTCAAGGTCTCCAGAAATAAAATAAAAAACGGTCCAAGGCCCCATAATAATGATCGATCCAATTAAAGGGATTAGATCAATAACCCAGATGAGAATTGCCATTGCTAAAGCAACTTCAGGTTTAATAATAATTAACCCTACGTATGTGACTAAGAAAATTGGTATACTTACTAAAAATTGTGCTTTAAAAAAGCCAATAATAACTTTCTTGAGACGTGAAATTATAAAGCAAACTTTATCCGCTGTATCTTCAGTTAGGAAGAAGAATACTGTTTTTTTTAGTTTAGGTAGATTTACTAGAAATAAGAACATACTTATTAAATAAACCAATATAGCCACAAGATAATTTGGAATATTTAATATAATATTGGTTATTGTTCCAAATAAATCCAAATTAATGAAGTGAACTCTTATTTTTTCTATGATCCCTATAACATAGAAATTAATTTCTTTTACAATATCAAGCGGTATGTCTTCAAACTTATTTTCAAGATTACTTAGTATGTTGAACCACACAACCGTCATGTGATGAAAGTAAACGGAGATATTTTGTGAGGCATATGTAATATAAGTAATCAATTTAATCGTAGAAAAAAATAAAACAAAACCTATTGTTATAAAAAATGTAGTGAATGTAATAATTGTTGAAAATGTTCGATTTATCTTCCATCTATGTTCTAACAGTGTGACCACAGGGTTTAAACAGACTGCTGATGTCCATGCAAAAATAAGTGGATAACTGACTGGAAGGATAAAGTAGCTTATAAGGAATAGGAAAATAAGGACTACTCCTATTTTTATATTTTTATTTAACCAATAGTTCAATAAAAACAACCTCTATTCTGAAAAATGATGTATTTCAAAGTTATTCCTTAGATATCCATAAAGATATTATCTTAGTCAACTATATTTTATACTATAAAATCTTAGATTAGCTATAATCAATTAAATAATTTTGCTTGAATATACTATACGATTTTACTCAGAGAGGAAGTATATTTATTCAAATGTGAACACCAGAACACTCGACCTTATTCTTCATTGAAATTTTACAAATTTTTAAATTAATGTTACTTATTTTATGATACACTAATAATTAAGTAACATTAATTTTAGGAAGGAATTCTTAAAGTGGAATATGTAGATCCTATTAAAGATATTAAAAAAATTAATGAAATCAAAAAGGTATTGAATAAACAATCAAAAAGAGATTTCTTATTCTTTGTTCTTGGTATTAACTCAGGAATAAGAATTAGTGACTTACTCAAGATAAAAGTAGACGACATATGTGATTGTGGGAGGGTCAAAGAGTTTCTATATATTCAGGATCCTAGTAATGGAAAAGTTAAAGCCTATTATTTAAACAATAAAGTCAAGCAAGCTTTAGAGAATTATTTATCAAATACGAACATAATCAAAGTTGACTATCTCTTTAAATCAAAAAAAAGTGAGAAGCCTATTACACGACAGCAAGCTTATAGAGTTATTAATAAAGCAGCAAAAGAAGTAGGCATAACTGGAAATATAGGGACACACACATTACGAAAAACATTCGGTTATCATGCGTACAAAAAAGGAATTGCCATTTCAATTCTCCAATCAATCTTTAACCATTCATCCCCTGCTGAAACATTACGCTATTTAGGTATTGATAAAGATGATAATCATCTTGTAAAAGTAGATGTAAATTTATAGCGAAATAGATATTTTTTTGAGAGGAGTACTACTGTATATGTTAGATTCAGTTTTTACCACGGACTATTTCATCCTATTAAGTGCACTTTTATTAATTATTGGTGTATTAACAGCAAAGTTTTCTACTCGACTCGGAGTACCTGCACTTATACTATTTATACTCGTTGGAATGATTACTGGCAGTGATGGATTGGGTCTAATCCATTTTGATAATGCAAAAATGGCTCAGCTCATTGGGATAGTTGCTTTAGTGATTATCTTATTTGAAGGGGGATTACAAACTAAGTGGTCTACTGTGAAATCTGTAGCAACTCCTTCATTATCACTAGCAACATTAGGTGTTATCCTTACCACAGTTGTAGTTGCCGTTGCGGCTAAACTAATCTTAGGAGTGACATGGTTAGAAGGATTTCTATTTGGGGCGATTGTTGGTTCTACTGATGCAGCAGCCGTTTTTGCAGTATTAAAAGGACAAAATGTTAAAGCGAGACTTGGGGCAACACTTGAGGCTGAGTCTGGTTCAAACGATCCCATGGCTGTCTTTCTAACACTTTCCCTCATTGAGTTAATGATGGTTGAAGATCCTGTTTATTTCCTGCTAGTTGGTTCATTTTTCTGGCAAATGGGTATTGGTTTAGTAATGGGCTTGGTATTAGGGAAATTAGCAGCGTATGCAATCAATCGTATTAATTTAGATTCGAGTGGATTGTATCCTGTTTTTGCTCTTGCCTTTGCCTTATTAACTTACAGTATTACTGCACTTATAGGTGCAAGTGGATTATTAGCAGTTTATGTGGCTGCATTAATTATTGGAAATTCAGATTTAACTTATCGTCAATCTATATTCAGATTCAATGAGGGTTTTGCATGGATGGCACAAATATTAATGTTTACAATCCTTGGTCTTTTAGTATTTCCGAATCAATTGTTAACCTTAGATGTTATTATCAAGGGTTTATTACTATCTTTTATCTTAATCATTATTGCAAGACCTCTTGCCGTCTTTCTATCGACAATTAAAATGGGCTACAACCTAAAAGAGAAAGTATTTCTTTCTTGGGCAGGCTTAAGAGGAGCTGTCCCGATTGTACTAGCAACTTTCCCAATGATTGCAGGATTAGAAAATAGTCAGTTGTTTTTTAACGTCGTATTTTTCGTTGTATTTACATCAGCGCTCATCCAAGGCTCAACCATTTCTATATTTGCAGAGAAGCTCGGGTTAACTGGACCCAAAAGAACAGAATCAATGCATTCATTAGAACTTGTCTCTATAGGAAAAGCAAATGCAGAAATTATTGAATTTGAAGTGAGTGAGGAGTCTGTTATAACAGGTGAAACTTTAGCTGATATTCAATTTCCGAAAGATGTTCTTATTAATGCCATTATTCGCAAGGGAGAGCTTATTACTCCATATGGTGAAACAAAAATAGAAATTGGCGATATCCTCTATATCCTCGTTTCACGAGAAAGTAAAAAAGAATTAAAGCTATTGCTAAATTCAAAAAGTAATGAAGTAGTATAAAGTTGATTCTATAGAATTGTAAGTAATATGAAAGGGGAATGAGTGAATAATGGGAATTTCAAAGAATGCAAAATTAGTTGTAACGGTTATTGCAAAAGAAAAAACGGATAAGATATTAGAGGCTATTGAAAACGAAGGGGTTACAAAAAGTACCATTATCTTAAGTAGAGGTAAAAGTGAAAATAATCCTACATTATTTTTGGGAATTACAATCGAACCACAACGGGAAGTAATTTATACACTAGTTCCAAAGGAAAAAGCGGACAAAATATTTAATGTCATCACGGAAGCAGGAGATCTAAATAAGCCACTTCAAGGATTAGTTTTTATTCTCGACGTAGAAAAAGTCGGTGGAATTGATCTAAGTATGTTTAAAGAAACAAACTAGTTAGTAGAGAAAGCACCTTTTGTTAAAGAGGTGGTGAACTTATAATTAAGTAAAGAGATTATAAGGGATTGATAAGATGGAAAACATAAAAAAATACGGAATTATCTTTATTACGATTGGCACTTTAATAGTGATAGGTAGAATATTTGTGACAGGACATTTTCATGCAACAGGTGAAAAAATAATACCTGAATTAACGTTAATTGTGAGTTTTTGGATGAGTGTATTATCTATAGGTTTAGGAATATCAATGCTTTCGGAATGGAATCAAGAAAAAAAGAAGAATTAATTTAGTATAAAAAATATAATTGTACACGAAATGGTAGGGGAAAAATAAAATCAGTGAGTTCTAACTAAATATTACACTAGATCCCAGTATTGTAAATACTGACGATTCCCTTGGAATTATTCTGAAAAAAGTAACTAGAAGAGACTCTGTAAATCGTCAGTTATTGTGGTTGATACTAATAATAA contains:
- the ytvI gene encoding sporulation integral membrane protein YtvI, encoding MNYWLNKNIKIGVVLIFLFLISYFILPVSYPLIFAWTSAVCLNPVVTLLEHRWKINRTFSTIITFTTFFITIGFVLFFSTIKLITYITYASQNISVYFHHMTVVWFNILSNLENKFEDIPLDIVKEINFYVIGIIEKIRVHFINLDLFGTITNIILNIPNYLVAILVYLISMFLFLVNLPKLKKTVFFFLTEDTADKVCFIISRLKKVIIGFFKAQFLVSIPIFLVTYVGLIIIKPEVALAMAILIWVIDLIPLIGSIIIMGPWTVFYFISGDLEMAIKLGILSIILLVIRRTVEPKIMGEQIGLSPLATLISLFLGLMLFGAVGLFIGPLILIVVKSAFEAGIIKSNFKL
- a CDS encoding tyrosine-type recombinase/integrase — translated: MEYVDPIKDIKKINEIKKVLNKQSKRDFLFFVLGINSGIRISDLLKIKVDDICDCGRVKEFLYIQDPSNGKVKAYYLNNKVKQALENYLSNTNIIKVDYLFKSKKSEKPITRQQAYRVINKAAKEVGITGNIGTHTLRKTFGYHAYKKGIAISILQSIFNHSSPAETLRYLGIDKDDNHLVKVDVNL
- a CDS encoding potassium/proton antiporter, translating into MLDSVFTTDYFILLSALLLIIGVLTAKFSTRLGVPALILFILVGMITGSDGLGLIHFDNAKMAQLIGIVALVIILFEGGLQTKWSTVKSVATPSLSLATLGVILTTVVVAVAAKLILGVTWLEGFLFGAIVGSTDAAAVFAVLKGQNVKARLGATLEAESGSNDPMAVFLTLSLIELMMVEDPVYFLLVGSFFWQMGIGLVMGLVLGKLAAYAINRINLDSSGLYPVFALAFALLTYSITALIGASGLLAVYVAALIIGNSDLTYRQSIFRFNEGFAWMAQILMFTILGLLVFPNQLLTLDVIIKGLLLSFILIIIARPLAVFLSTIKMGYNLKEKVFLSWAGLRGAVPIVLATFPMIAGLENSQLFFNVVFFVVFTSALIQGSTISIFAEKLGLTGPKRTESMHSLELVSIGKANAEIIEFEVSEESVITGETLADIQFPKDVLINAIIRKGELITPYGETKIEIGDILYILVSRESKKELKLLLNSKSNEVV
- a CDS encoding P-II family nitrogen regulator — protein: MGISKNAKLVVTVIAKEKTDKILEAIENEGVTKSTIILSRGKSENNPTLFLGITIEPQREVIYTLVPKEKADKIFNVITEAGDLNKPLQGLVFILDVEKVGGIDLSMFKETN